The Toxotes jaculatrix isolate fToxJac2 chromosome 17, fToxJac2.pri, whole genome shotgun sequence genomic interval CAGAGAGGTGATAAAGTTCTGCAGCGACGGCACAAATGATTATGAAAGATTTTCGATCAGTGTGTTGAAGTGAAACATCtcagccgtttttttttttttttttgtgctgtttcaGTTGAGCCTGTTAATAAACTGCGATACATCTGAATTTCCAGCGTCCGTGAACTCAGCACAGTCTGGGTCAGAGTGTCTGCTGCGGGACGTCCTCACACCTCCGCGGTGAGGAGCTGcaggtcctcctcctcctcctcctcctcctgtcactgTGTGGTTTTTCTCTTCATCACATCATTAGACGGTTTTCAGTCTTTCTGAGGAGAGAAATGTCCCGGGCCTGATCTGAGACCTGCTCTCGGGGACTTTGATCctcatttctgtctttaaattTCATAGTTTGAATGAAGGGATTCGTATCGGCTCCTAATCGATCACAACTCCAaacaaaatctttttattttcgTTTTCTTTTCACCCACGCTACAACTTACTGTGTAACTAAAgacttttgtttgtgtaatgCATGATTAATacaataaaagtattttttctaGTCTTCcgaaaatggataaaaaaagtTCTGATCAGTTTGCGAgttttgtaagtttttttttttttgatttacaAACTATGAAACAGCAGATTTTAAAGATTGTACCACATAGCAGAATACAACTGTTGAAATGTATATAAAATGTCTATAATAACTATTAAATGGTGTAACTGTACAGAGGCTGCTGCTCCGCTCATCATTCTGTAGGAGAACTCTGGGATGATACACGCACACATGTGGGTTGTGGGATTTTTGGGCCTTTTGTTTGTCGTTGcacaacttttttctttttttttttttttcagcgtaGCGACGCAGCAACTCCACCCTGCCCGCGCTGTTTACAGCAGGGAGCCGCTGATCCACCTCAGCCCTACCCCTCATGCAGGCCGGAGGCGTCACGCCAGCGATGCAGAGAAGTTTTCcgagaatttccctacgggggtTAAAGTTTTCCTGATTCCGACTCTGAAAGggactgtcaaaataaaagctttctGCAGTAGAGCTGCACCAGTTATTCATCTTCATCCGCTTATCCGGGACCGGGCCGCGGGagcagcagtctaagcagggacgtCCAGACTCCCCTCTCCCCGgacacttcttccagctcttccgggggaaccccgaggccagccgagagacatagtccttccagcgtgtcctaggtgttccccggggcctcctcccggtgggacatgcccggaacacctccccagggaggcgtccagggggcatcctaaATAGATGCCCGATCCACCTCAGCTGGCTCCTCTcgctgtggaggagcagcggctgtactccGAGCTCCTCCCCCCATCTCTCACCCAGCCACCCCGCGGAGGAAACTCGTTTCGGCCGCCTTGATGCCTTTCGGCTCAGCTCGTTGTTCACCGACGGACCGGTACATGGAGCGCGTGATCTCTGCAGCAGGTTCAGCCTGTGGCACCTGGTTCACGTGACGCTGTCACACGTGGAGGGAACGTGTGGGCGTCCACATACCTTTGGCCGTATGCTGTCCTGTGAACGGGGTTCTCACTCTGTGCTGAGTTTTTAAACACAagtttgaaatgaaagaaaaggtccagaaaaaaatctgaatttaattttttaatacttaatcaaacaaaaaacagattttaagacaaagtgtttctgttgtgtgaactgttggtgacacacacacacacacacacacacacacacacgtctcacgcggtgtgttttcttgtatttttgtgGTAAAGTTGTCGTCGTTCTTTCTAATCAGCGGAACTTTATGATCAgtcctttgtgtctgtgttacagCGACTGTCTGACGGCGTGAACGGCCTCGATGACCGTGTGGCGTCTGTCGGAGTCCGACGGGACCGTCGTGGTCGGGGCCCTGTACGCGGTGAGCAGAGCGTCGCGTCCGTCGAAGGTGCGGTCGCTGGCCGTCATGGCGTCCAGGTGCTGCCGCAGCAGAATCCTCAGCTGCCGGTTCTCTCGGCTCAGGtgctccttctcttccttcagAGCTTCTCGGTGCAGCAGAGCCTCGTTGATGCGCCGGGTCacgtgctgcagctctgcaaacTCAGATTTCTCCTacagacagaggtcagaggtcagaggtcagtcagGTCAGCAGTTTTCACAGTTTGGTTCATTCCTGACCTTGGAAAAAATAATGAACTATAAACGGAGGAAactgtttgtctgtattttcatcttcagtgtctCATTCAACGTCTCCAAACGCCGCCGATGGATAAACTGGATTAACACAGGCCAAGAAAGCAGCATCTACCTTCTGTGAGCCAGAGTCCCCGCCTACCTCAGGTGCGCCCTCCGTCTCAGTGTCAGAGCTCTGATTGGGTGCAGCTGGCGACGCTGACGTGAAGACGTTTTCCTGTTCGCTCTCCAGCTTCCGACACATTTCGCCGACGCGTAAAACTTTGTCAGCCTGAAGCAGCAGAACACGGAGTGAGCACAGAGCGCGTGCATGACTCACACCTcagcagacaggtgagctgtgACACATCTCACCTTGCTGATAACTGCTTGCAGCTTCTTTGTGGCGTTGTTGCTCTGCACGGTGAGCTCGGTGAGCCGTCTCCGCGCCGCCGTCTGGTTCTGGGTCAGCTGACTCTGAAGCGCGTGGGTTTTTTTATTCGTCTCGTTGCTGGCGGCCATCACATgttcctccacctgctcctttGTTGCTTCAGCGGAGCTGATCTTCACCTTCAGCTGAAGGGACAAGTCCTGAAAGACAAGAAACACGGAGCTTTGCTGCCTGATGTCACTGAGAAGCAGCGAAGTCCGTGAAGATTCTGGAAACACCTTCAGAaaactctctgtgtttctctaaTTATTTTACTCCAGTGAGTCGCGAGCAGTGATGACAACACCTGAGAGGCACGCGCGGGAGCCATTCTGAATTTCTCTGTGAATTTCATCAGTAAATGTGATGATTTTCATTAAATGGCTCAAACAGAGTGAAGGTCTCTGGTGTTtggacactgacactgatgctggATTGAATATGTCACAGGTAAAGTCTCTGCTCTGACCTTCAGCTCTTGAACCTTCTTCGTGAGTTCGTCCGTCGCTTGAACGCACCCCTGCTTCCTGAGGACCAGCTTGTCCAGCTTTTCTGCTTCGTTGCTGTAGAGCTGCAGAAcctcctgcttcttctccttcagccTCTCCTTGGCCTCCTGGACCTTAGTATCCGTCTgtgcacagagagaagaagagacaggagaCGAAACTGAAACAGGACAAACCTCGGAGTCTCAGCCGGGACACCAGAGGACCGGTTCTGTGAGATACCTTGTCTTCCTGATCGCTGTGTTGCGACACGATGCAGTCGTTGTACAGTGCGTGAGTCTCCTGCATCACCTCTTGGTGTCGCTGTTCCAACATGAACGAAGCGTCTTCCAGGTCCGCTCGCTGCTGCTGGGACTGCGCCAGCATCCGGGTCCTGAAACACACGGTCACACCGCACACATATCAGAATCTGAGGCGGATCCTGGACCTGcacacttcagtgtgtgtgaccgCGGTCTTTGCTCTCAGCTGTTTTTCACCCAGTGTAAACTTCCTGTGACGGGGGCGTGGTTTGGCGCCATCACCTTCACCTGCAAACACCTCAGTCATCACCATGTTGTTCGATCATGTCACAGATGTCTGTAGGGGGCGCTGTGGCTCCTCAGACCGACCTCTCAGAGGCGAAGCTGGAGCTCAAGTGCTCAAAGCCGTTCTCCCACTGCCGCTGCTGGAACATCAGCTGTTTGTCCTGCTGAGCCCTCAGACTCTCCAGGTGCGGCAGGTGAACCCGCCGCACCTGAGCCGACTGACGCTCCACCTCCTGCAGGGCACGCTCCAGattctgcaaaacaaacaaaaacaggaggaCGGGTGGACGggtggacaggtggacaggtggacaggtggacaggtggacaggtggaGGACAGGATGAGGATCAGGCTGACCCACCTTCATGGTGCTGCCCAGGCCGTCCAGCTTGTTCTCAAACGTCTGACCGAAGATGGCG includes:
- the ccdc65 gene encoding dynein regulatory complex subunit 2 codes for the protein MPKKAKKGGGGKGGGRTEEERLVYLQQRAQAEEEMAQKKEEILTLFLQDKLQKEERNTAVNLLKVNEGWRSSLRQTRAAELREDAAIFGQTFENKLDGLGSTMKNLERALQEVERQSAQVRRVHLPHLESLRAQQDKQLMFQQRQWENGFEHLSSSFASERTRMLAQSQQQRADLEDASFMLEQRHQEVMQETHALYNDCIVSQHSDQEDKTDTKVQEAKERLKEKKQEVLQLYSNEAEKLDKLVLRKQGCVQATDELTKKVQELKDLSLQLKVKISSAEATKEQVEEHVMAASNETNKKTHALQSQLTQNQTAARRRLTELTVQSNNATKKLQAVISKADKVLRVGEMCRKLESEQENVFTSASPAAPNQSSDTETEGAPEEKSEFAELQHVTRRINEALLHREALKEEKEHLSRENRQLRILLRQHLDAMTASDRTFDGRDALLTAYRAPTTTVPSDSDRRHTVIEAVHAVRQSL